One Macrobrachium rosenbergii isolate ZJJX-2024 chromosome 10, ASM4041242v1, whole genome shotgun sequence DNA window includes the following coding sequences:
- the LOC136842952 gene encoding uncharacterized protein encodes MKIVLEDMLTVVKPPAESLDLFRTKVKSKEDFERAYEKIHEYKVRPEKISRQEALGEGPRGWKATPGKHEEPQAGYTDPLPPSMQGLNMEEFYEVDIDWRMLTTARPKTRHEEEIFSRFVEMGRRQLQRIRQDNELLAQGKDWRGRIVKVVPGRGSVPETRLPICKECNEELCHGGCKEYLYVKFMRLPKEEKKEEDESDVDVEELDNPKPKGKKKKKGNKKKGKKKKQQSQGGEFPDEDADDEDDGEE; translated from the exons ATGAAGATCGTCCTTGAGGACATGCTGACGGTGGTCAAGCCACCGGCAGAATCGCTAGACCTATTCCGGACGAAGGTCAAGTCCAAGGAAGACTTCGAGAGGGCCTACGAGAAGATCCACGAGTACAAAGTGCGACCGGAGAAG ATAAGCCGACAGGAGGCCCTTGGCGAGGGTCCCCGGGGGTGGAAGGCGACCCCGGGGAAGCACGAGGAGCCACAGGCCGGATATACCGATCCCCTCCCGCCCTCCATGCAGGGGTTAAACATGGAGGAGTTTTACGAG GTCGACATTGACTGGAGGATGTTGACAACGGCACGACCCAAAACTCGCCatgaagaggaaatattttccAG ATTCGTTGAGATGGGTCGAAGGCAACTCCAGAGAATTCGACAAGATAACGAACTTTTGGCTCAGGGGAAAGACTGGAGAGGGCGTATTGTAAAG GTCGTGCCAGGTCGCGGGTCAGTTCCGGAGACCAGGTTGCCGATCTGCAAGGAATGCAACGAGGAACTCTGCCACGGAGGTTGCAAGGAATACCTCTACGTCAAGTTCATGAGATTGCCG aaagaggagaagaaggaggaggacgaaTCGGACGTCGACGTCGAGGAACTCGACAACCCCAAAccgaaaggaaagaagaagaagaaaggaaacaagaagaagggcaagaagaagaagcaacagaGTCAGGGAGGAGAGTTCCCTGACGAAGACGCCGACGACGAAGACGATGGCGAGGAGTGA